The genomic DNA AGGAGTCCAAACGACTTCCACTTCGGCCTCGTTAACACCGTCAACGCGAAGAGCATTATCCTGTATTTCCTTCTTCATTTGCGGGCCGGCAGGACAAGCCATCGAAGTGTAAGTCATCTCGATTTTTGCCTTACCTTCTTCGACTTGAATTCGATAAATCAAACCTAGTTCCGCGACGGAGATGCCTATTTCAGGATCTTCCACCCTGCTGATTTCTTCGTATATCTTCTTTTCGATATCTGTTTTAGGTTCTTCTAATAAAGGCATTTTATCTCTCGGTTCGTCCTACTAGGATTATATTGCTTTCGGGGCTTTTTCCAACGCTTTTTCAAGCGTATTCCAAGCAAGGACGGCGCATTTGATTCTTGCGGGTATTTTCTTGACGGCTTCCAAAGACTCAAGGTCTTCGAATTCTTCCGGAAAATTCGGCTTTCCATCTTCCAACAACATTCCCTTAAAATCGCCCAACAATTTTCTGGCTTCGGACAAAGTTTTTCCGTATAGACATTCAGTCAGCATCGAAGAAGAAGCTTGCGATATCGAGCATCCTTTCCCTTGAAATCGGATGTCCGCAATTCTATCGTCCTCTAATTTTAGGAAAAGCTCCACTTCGTCCCCGCAAAGAGGATTGACACCTTCTTGATGGAGATCCGCATTTAGGAGTACTCCGTAATGACGCGGATTATGATAATGATCTAGGAGAACTTCTTTATAAAGATCATCGCTTAAGGACACGGCCGAAAATCTCCTTCACCTTCTTTAGACCGTCGAGAAGACTATCTACGTCCTCTTTTGTGTTGTAAAGATAGAGGGAAGCTCGGCAAGTTCCGGAAATTTTCATAAAATCCATAAACGGTTGAGCGCAATGATGTCCTACACGGATGGCAATTCCTTCTTCATCAAGAATGGAACCCACATCATGCGGATGGACCCCTGGAAAATTGAAAGAAATCACCCCGCCGCGTTTCGTTAGATCCCTGGGACCGTATAATTCCAGACCGCCGAAATCTTCCATTCTTTCCAGCGCGTAAGCGAGGAGCTCCAGCTCGTGGTTTCGAATCTCATTCATTCCGACGGATTCTAAATACTCGATCGCCGCTCCAAACCCGATCACTCCGGCGATATTCGGCGTGCCCGCTTCTAAACGAGCCGGAAGGTCCGCATAAGTGGATTTTTCTTTCCAAACCTTCGCTATCATATCGCCGCCTCCCATCCAAGGAGGCATCGCTTCTAAAATTTCTTCCTTGGCATAAAGAACCCCTACTCCGGTAGGCCCTAGCATTTTATGTGCAGAAAATGCATAAAAATCGAAATCCTGCTTTTGAACTCGCTCGGGTAGATGACAGACTCCTTGCGCTCCGTCCACCAAAACCTTTGCTCCAACTTCTCTGGCTCTCTTTACGATGGTATCTAAATCGTGGAGGGTCCCGGTGACATTGGACATTTGAGCCACGGCAACGAGCTTCGTGCGTTCGGTAATGATTTGCTCAAGATTATTCAAATCCAACGTGGCATCGTAATTGAGCGGGATAAATTTTAAGACTGCTTGTTTTTCCTGCGCAAGCATCTGCCAAGGAACTAAATTCGAATGATGTTCGAGTTCGGTTAATACGATTTCGTCTCCCTCATGGATATTCGTTCGTCCCCAAGATTGGGCGACCAGGTTGATGGACTCTGTCGTATTTCTGGTAAAAATAATTACCTTAGCGCAAGGTGCGCCGATAAACCGGGCAACTTTAATTCTTGCGAACTCGTATTTCTCGGTCGCCTTTTGGGAAAGAGCATATACGCCGCGGTGAATATTCGCGTTTTCCGATTCGTAATATTTTCGTTCCGCATTAATGACTGAATACGGCTTTTGTGAACTCGCCGCGCTATCTAAAAATACCAGCGGCTTTCCGTTCATCTCAGTCGAAAGAATCGGAAAATCAGCGCGAATTTTTTGAACATCGAAACTCAAATTGCCAGCTCTCCTTTTATTTCGGATTCCATAGGTCAATCCTCCAATTCCACTTCCACTTCGTCATCTACGATTCTCGTTCGAAATATCGGAAGGTCTTCCACTGCCGGCATGCAAAGCGCTCTCCCGTCTCGTACATTAAACTTCGCGAAATGTCGAGGGCATGTAATTACGTCGCCTTTAAGTTCGCCGTGGGATATGGCTTCCCCATCGTGTGTGCAGACATCCTCGAACGCGCAGATCTCGCCGCCTATAATTGTTAGACCGATCCGGCTATATTTCGTCTCAACGACTCTAACCTTCCCTTCCTGCAACTCGGAAACTTTAACCAGCTTTCGATACGTCCCCATTAGGAATCTCCCAACATGCGCGAATTAATTACGTCGGCCAATTCCTCTCGAATCGACTCGGATGGGAACTCTCGGATTACTTCGGCGAGAAATCCTTCCACGATCATTTTGCGCGCTTCCTCTTTAGAAATGCCCCGAGAAGCCAGATAAAACAATTGCTCCTCGTCGATTTCGCCGACCGTTGCACCATGCTCGCATTTTACGCTGTCGGCAAATACTTCCAATTTTGGGATCGATTCGGCTCTTGCCGATCGGTCTAAAAGAAGATTATTATTGATCTGAACGGCGCCTACATCCTTACAATTTGCGGGAATTCTCAAATTTCCGGTAAAAACGTTATGAGCCTTACCTTTGATCGCCGTTCTATAAAGAATGGAACTATGCGCATGACTTTCTTCATGCAAGATTCGAATCTCGGTATCGTGAAATTCTCGGTTACGTAACGGAGCTAAACCGGCGTATCTAGTCCATGCGCCTTTGCCCGCGACTTCCGAATCATAGAAGGCTTTTCCTCGATACCCGCCCCAGGTCGCGATCGAAGCATGAAATTTGGTATCTTTTCCCTGATAAGAATGAGTTGTTCGAAAACGAAAAGTAGAATCGCCCAAATTTTCTATACTGGAGTAACGGAAATCGGCTCCGGCTCCGACCGTAAGCAAGCTGATACCGTTCATAAAAAGGAAACTTTGATTCGATTCGGATTTCCATCGTTCGAGAAATCCGGATTTCACTCCGAGCGGAACTTCGATTATCAATAGCGGTAAAATGAAATTCCCGTTTCGGCAACTGATGGAAACTTCCGGAATCCGAGCGTCTGACGGAAGATTCTTTAGTTTTATATAATATGCATGCGTAAACCGAGATG from Leptospira fainei serovar Hurstbridge str. BUT 6 includes the following:
- the sufU gene encoding Fe-S cluster assembly sulfur transfer protein SufU → MSLSDDLYKEVLLDHYHNPRHYGVLLNADLHQEGVNPLCGDEVELFLKLEDDRIADIRFQGKGCSISQASSSMLTECLYGKTLSEARKLLGDFKGMLLEDGKPNFPEEFEDLESLEAVKKIPARIKCAVLAWNTLEKALEKAPKAI
- a CDS encoding metal-sulfur cluster assembly factor, coding for MPLLEEPKTDIEKKIYEEISRVEDPEIGISVAELGLIYRIQVEEGKAKIEMTYTSMACPAGPQMKKEIQDNALRVDGVNEAEVEVVWTPKWDPRVMASEEAKMDLGIFDY
- a CDS encoding Rieske 2Fe-2S domain-containing protein, yielding MGTYRKLVKVSELQEGKVRVVETKYSRIGLTIIGGEICAFEDVCTHDGEAISHGELKGDVITCPRHFAKFNVRDGRALCMPAVEDLPIFRTRIVDDEVEVELED
- the sufD gene encoding Fe-S cluster assembly protein SufD, which gives rise to MIGFSPEQIERMHLKESFSEYFSSLKEPQALKEFRAKANSLLELAPFPSPHLESWRKLSLSTFKLDDFTDPCPPSSIEFALHESAEAMRLSELEPENLKIVLQTLESFLSVYKNEWISLFAASRFTHAYYIKLKNLPSDARIPEVSISCRNGNFILPLLIIEVPLGVKSGFLERWKSESNQSFLFMNGISLLTVGAGADFRYSSIENLGDSTFRFRTTHSYQGKDTKFHASIATWGGYRGKAFYDSEVAGKGAWTRYAGLAPLRNREFHDTEIRILHEESHAHSSILYRTAIKGKAHNVFTGNLRIPANCKDVGAVQINNNLLLDRSARAESIPKLEVFADSVKCEHGATVGEIDEEQLFYLASRGISKEEARKMIVEGFLAEVIREFPSESIREELADVINSRMLGDS
- a CDS encoding cysteine desulfurase, with amino-acid sequence MSFDVQKIRADFPILSTEMNGKPLVFLDSAASSQKPYSVINAERKYYESENANIHRGVYALSQKATEKYEFARIKVARFIGAPCAKVIIFTRNTTESINLVAQSWGRTNIHEGDEIVLTELEHHSNLVPWQMLAQEKQAVLKFIPLNYDATLDLNNLEQIITERTKLVAVAQMSNVTGTLHDLDTIVKRAREVGAKVLVDGAQGVCHLPERVQKQDFDFYAFSAHKMLGPTGVGVLYAKEEILEAMPPWMGGGDMIAKVWKEKSTYADLPARLEAGTPNIAGVIGFGAAIEYLESVGMNEIRNHELELLAYALERMEDFGGLELYGPRDLTKRGGVISFNFPGVHPHDVGSILDEEGIAIRVGHHCAQPFMDFMKISGTCRASLYLYNTKEDVDSLLDGLKKVKEIFGRVLKR